Proteins encoded in a region of the Geobacillus genomosp. 3 genome:
- a CDS encoding lysylphosphatidylglycerol synthase transmembrane domain-containing protein codes for MSGKRAAQAALRVAGVALLFIFAWLTYRYFDSRLLLRQLAELVRHPADLAGAAFVYGVSFWLRAWAWKQYVGKPIAFSVYWRAVLLSLFINHFVPVKIGDAARVAVLARQPGVSVGEAVESVAVMRLLDMAVLGGFAAFGMYMYMHQIPGIPLLAALAAAGFVLVLIVFRRPLRIDRLWRRWRTVFHSWRGMLIVAAVAASWLCEASVIGAIARTVGMPLSFWQAVWVNSATVSGQIAQVAPGGVGTYEAVMAFALTVLGVPWGMAYAAAVLTHAFKFLFSYAAGAVVLALWQSDWQAVRGVWKKERERR; via the coding sequence ATGAGCGGTAAGCGGGCGGCCCAAGCGGCGTTGCGGGTGGCTGGAGTGGCGCTGTTGTTCATTTTTGCCTGGCTGACGTATCGTTATTTTGACAGCCGGTTGCTGCTCAGGCAGCTCGCTGAACTCGTTCGCCATCCCGCTGATCTCGCCGGGGCAGCGTTTGTATATGGTGTGTCGTTTTGGCTTCGGGCATGGGCGTGGAAGCAGTATGTCGGGAAACCGATCGCTTTTTCTGTCTATTGGCGCGCGGTGCTGCTAAGTTTGTTTATCAATCATTTTGTGCCGGTAAAAATTGGTGATGCGGCCCGCGTCGCTGTCCTTGCCCGCCAGCCCGGCGTTTCGGTCGGCGAAGCGGTCGAGTCGGTCGCAGTCATGCGGCTGCTCGATATGGCCGTGTTAGGCGGCTTCGCCGCTTTCGGGATGTATATGTACATGCACCAAATTCCCGGGATTCCGCTGTTAGCAGCGCTCGCTGCGGCCGGCTTTGTACTCGTTCTCATCGTGTTCCGCCGCCCGCTTCGTATCGATCGCTTATGGCGGCGATGGCGGACCGTGTTTCACAGCTGGCGAGGTATGTTGATTGTCGCGGCGGTGGCGGCAAGCTGGCTGTGTGAGGCGTCGGTCATTGGCGCGATCGCCCGAACGGTCGGTATGCCGCTTTCTTTTTGGCAGGCGGTATGGGTTAATAGCGCAACCGTATCCGGCCAGATCGCCCAAGTGGCCCCGGGTGGAGTAGGAACGTATGAGGCGGTGATGGCGTTCGCGTTGACTGTACTGGGCGTACCGTGGGGCATGGCGTATGCGGCGGCAGTGCTTACCCACGCGTTTAAATTTCTATTTTCATACGCTGCTGGAGCCGTTGTGCTCGCGCTTTGGCAGTCTGACTGGCAGGCGGTGCGGGGCGTATGGAAAAAAGAAAGGGAGAGGCGATGA
- a CDS encoding NAD-dependent epimerase/dehydratase family protein, translating into MKIVVTGGAGFIGSHLAACLSEQGHEVVALDCFHPYYSPERKERQFRALTGGRVPLVRLDLLDGEKTKSSLAQLCPDVVYHLAALPGVPHSLEQPLTYIDYDIKATVNVLAAAGEAGVSHVLFASSSSVYGDRGNVPLKEEMADGRVVSPYAAAKYGAESFCHAYAHLYGYQMTMFRYFTVYGPWGRPDMAIGTFIRRLMNGEEIVVYGSGTARDYTYIDDIVAGMVAALHRGGSQSEVFNLGAGAPVAMEQLLVELRKHFPDMKITRAPERKGDVKATWADIAKAEQAFGYRPKVPFAEGLARTVAWAREHER; encoded by the coding sequence TTGAAGATTGTCGTTACGGGAGGGGCCGGCTTTATCGGCAGCCATCTGGCTGCCTGTTTAAGCGAGCAAGGGCATGAAGTTGTTGCGTTGGATTGTTTCCATCCGTACTATTCACCCGAGCGGAAAGAGCGGCAGTTCCGGGCGCTCACCGGCGGCCGGGTGCCGCTTGTCCGCCTTGATTTGCTTGACGGGGAAAAAACGAAAAGTTCGTTGGCGCAGTTGTGCCCAGATGTGGTGTACCATTTGGCGGCGCTCCCCGGAGTGCCGCATTCGCTTGAACAGCCGCTCACCTATATTGATTATGACATTAAAGCGACGGTGAACGTGTTGGCAGCGGCGGGGGAAGCGGGAGTCAGCCATGTGCTGTTTGCTTCGTCATCATCCGTGTATGGCGACCGTGGCAATGTGCCGCTCAAAGAAGAAATGGCCGATGGCCGTGTTGTGTCGCCGTATGCGGCCGCCAAGTACGGGGCGGAGTCGTTTTGCCATGCATACGCCCACTTGTACGGTTATCAAATGACGATGTTTCGCTATTTTACTGTTTATGGGCCGTGGGGGCGCCCGGATATGGCGATCGGTACGTTTATCCGCCGGTTGATGAACGGCGAGGAGATCGTCGTCTATGGCTCCGGGACGGCGCGCGATTATACGTACATCGATGATATTGTCGCCGGCATGGTGGCGGCGCTCCATCGCGGCGGTAGCCAAAGCGAGGTATTTAACTTAGGCGCGGGGGCGCCGGTGGCCATGGAGCAGTTGCTTGTCGAGCTGCGAAAGCATTTCCCGGATATGAAGATCACGCGCGCGCCGGAGCGAAAAGGGGACGTGAAGGCAACATGGGCGGACATCGCGAAGGCGGAGCAGGCGTTTGGCTACCGGCCGAAGGTGCCGTTTGCTGAAGGGCTTGCCCGGACGGTGGCGTGGGCGCGCGAACATGAGCGGTAA
- the trxA gene encoding thioredoxin — translation MAIINATDQTFAAETKDGVTLVDFWAPWCGPCRMIAPVLEELDQEMGDKVKIVKVNVDENQETASKFGVMSIPTLLVFKNGELVDKAIGYQPKEALAQLVGKHV, via the coding sequence ATGGCCATTATTAATGCGACAGACCAAACGTTCGCCGCGGAAACGAAGGACGGCGTCACACTCGTTGATTTTTGGGCGCCGTGGTGCGGTCCGTGCCGCATGATCGCCCCAGTGCTTGAGGAGCTTGATCAAGAAATGGGCGACAAAGTGAAAATCGTCAAAGTGAACGTTGACGAAAACCAAGAAACGGCCTCGAAGTTCGGCGTCATGAGCATCCCGACGCTGCTCGTGTTTAAAAACGGCGAACTCGTCGATAAAGCGATCGGCTATCAGCCGAAAGAAGCGCTCGCCCAGCTTGTTGGCAAACATGTGTAA
- a CDS encoding electron transfer flavoprotein subunit alpha/FixB family protein → MARKVLTLAEVRDGSLRNVSFEAIAAAKTIAEGGEVVAALVGDQVQAQADELIFRGADRVVVVEHPNLKFYTSDGYSQALKAVIDKEQPEAIVFGHTALGKDLSPKLATKLDAGLVSDVVAVEEAGGNIVFTRPIYSGKAFEKKIVTDGIIFATVRPNNIAALERDESRSGSIEPLTVEIKDLRAIVKEVVRKTAEGVDLTEAKVIVAGGRGVKSAEGFKPLQELAEVLGGAVGASRGACDAGYCDYSLQIGQTGKVVTPDLYIACGISGAIQHLAGMSNSKVIVAINKDPEANIFKVADYGIVGDLFEVVPLLTEEFKKLKVHS, encoded by the coding sequence ATGGCACGCAAAGTATTGACATTGGCAGAAGTGCGCGACGGATCGCTGCGGAACGTTTCGTTTGAAGCGATTGCGGCCGCCAAAACGATCGCGGAAGGCGGGGAAGTCGTGGCGGCGCTCGTCGGCGATCAGGTGCAGGCGCAGGCGGATGAACTTATTTTCCGCGGAGCGGATCGCGTTGTTGTCGTTGAGCATCCGAACTTGAAATTTTATACGTCTGATGGCTATTCACAAGCGTTAAAAGCGGTGATCGACAAAGAACAGCCGGAAGCCATCGTCTTTGGCCATACAGCGCTCGGCAAAGACTTGTCGCCGAAGCTCGCCACCAAATTGGACGCCGGCCTTGTATCCGACGTGGTGGCGGTCGAAGAAGCGGGCGGCAATATTGTGTTCACACGCCCGATTTACTCCGGCAAAGCGTTTGAAAAGAAAATTGTCACCGACGGCATCATCTTTGCGACGGTTCGCCCGAACAACATTGCGGCGCTTGAGCGCGACGAATCGCGCTCCGGCAGCATCGAACCGCTCACCGTTGAGATTAAAGATTTGCGCGCGATTGTGAAAGAAGTCGTCCGCAAAACAGCCGAAGGGGTCGACTTGACGGAGGCGAAAGTGATCGTCGCCGGCGGCCGCGGTGTGAAAAGCGCCGAAGGCTTCAAGCCGCTTCAAGAGCTGGCGGAAGTGTTAGGCGGTGCGGTCGGCGCCTCGCGCGGGGCGTGCGATGCGGGGTATTGCGACTACTCGCTGCAAATCGGGCAAACGGGGAAAGTCGTCACGCCGGACCTTTACATCGCCTGCGGCATTTCGGGCGCCATCCAGCACTTGGCGGGCATGTCGAACTCGAAAGTGATCGTCGCCATTAACAAAGATCCGGAAGCGAACATCTTTAAAGTGGCGGACTACGGCATTGTCGGCGATTTGTTTGAGGTCGTCCCGCTCCTGACGGAAGAATTCAAAAAGCTGAAAGTCCATTCGTAA
- a CDS encoding electron transfer flavoprotein subunit beta/FixA family protein yields MNIFVLMKRTFDTEEKISIKNNKISEDGAEFIINPYDEYAIEEAIQVRDQHGGEVTVVTVGSEEAEKELRTALAMGCDKAALINIDDDVEEQDQYTTAKVLAEYLKDKSPDLILAGNVAIDGGSGQVGPRVAELLGIPYVTTITKLDIADGGKVTVVRDVEGDEEVIETSLPLLVTAQQGLNEPRYPSLPGIMKAKKKPLDELELDDLDLDEDDVEAKTKTIEVFLPPKREAGKILQGEIADQVKELVGLLRSEAKVV; encoded by the coding sequence ATGAATATTTTTGTTTTGATGAAGCGCACGTTTGACACTGAGGAAAAAATTTCGATCAAGAATAACAAAATCAGTGAAGACGGTGCTGAATTCATCATCAATCCGTATGATGAATACGCCATCGAAGAGGCGATCCAAGTGCGCGACCAACATGGCGGCGAAGTGACGGTCGTCACGGTCGGCAGCGAGGAAGCGGAAAAAGAGTTGCGCACGGCGTTAGCGATGGGGTGCGACAAAGCGGCGCTCATCAACATCGATGATGATGTCGAAGAGCAAGATCAATATACGACAGCGAAAGTGCTCGCTGAGTACTTAAAAGACAAAAGCCCGGATTTGATTTTAGCCGGCAACGTCGCCATTGACGGCGGCTCGGGGCAAGTCGGCCCACGCGTCGCGGAACTGCTCGGCATCCCGTATGTGACGACGATTACGAAACTTGACATTGCCGACGGCGGCAAAGTGACCGTTGTGCGCGATGTCGAGGGGGACGAGGAAGTAATCGAAACGTCATTGCCGCTTCTTGTCACGGCCCAACAAGGGCTGAATGAGCCGCGCTATCCGTCACTCCCAGGCATTATGAAAGCGAAAAAGAAACCGCTTGACGAGCTCGAGCTCGATGACCTGGATCTTGACGAGGACGATGTCGAGGCGAAAACGAAAACGATTGAAGTATTTTTGCCGCCGAAGCGGGAAGCGGGGAAAATCTTGCAAGGTGAGATTGCCGATCAAGTCAAAGAGCTTGTCGGGCTGCTCCGTTCCGAAGCGAAAGTCGTGTAA
- a CDS encoding enoyl-CoA hydratase, producing the protein MQYFRLAKEESVAVVTFSRPPANALSSVVLKELSNVLDELETDPDVRVVLLHGEGRFFSAGADIKEFLSVATAEEASALSRNGQLVAERIERFSKPVIAAIHGAALGGGLELAMSCHIRVVAETAKLGLPELQLGIIPGFAGTQRLLRYVGFSKAAEMMWTGEPITGVEAVQWGLANKAVPEGQLLDEAKALAKKIAAKSPLAVRATIELLNAAKEKSFAEAVRDEAEWFGRVFVSEDGREGVQAFLEKRPPVFRGK; encoded by the coding sequence ATGCAGTATTTTCGCTTGGCGAAAGAGGAATCCGTCGCTGTCGTGACGTTTTCGCGACCGCCGGCGAACGCTCTTTCGTCCGTTGTTTTGAAAGAGCTTTCAAACGTCTTGGATGAGCTTGAAACCGACCCGGACGTGCGCGTCGTGCTGCTGCATGGTGAAGGCCGATTTTTCTCGGCCGGTGCGGATATTAAAGAGTTTCTGTCCGTCGCTACTGCGGAGGAAGCGTCCGCCTTGTCGCGCAACGGCCAGCTTGTTGCTGAGCGGATTGAACGGTTTTCGAAGCCGGTCATCGCCGCCATTCACGGTGCGGCGCTTGGCGGAGGACTCGAGTTGGCGATGAGCTGCCACATTCGTGTGGTGGCGGAGACCGCGAAGCTCGGCCTGCCGGAGCTGCAGCTCGGCATCATTCCGGGGTTTGCCGGCACGCAGCGGCTTTTGCGCTACGTGGGTTTCAGCAAAGCGGCGGAAATGATGTGGACAGGCGAGCCGATCACCGGCGTGGAGGCAGTGCAGTGGGGGCTGGCCAACAAGGCGGTGCCGGAAGGGCAGCTTCTTGACGAGGCGAAGGCGCTGGCGAAAAAGATCGCCGCCAAAAGCCCGCTTGCCGTTCGCGCCACGATCGAGCTGCTCAACGCGGCGAAAGAAAAATCGTTCGCCGAGGCGGTGCGCGATGAGGCGGAATGGTTTGGCCGTGTATTTGTTTCCGAAGATGGAAGAGAAGGCGTGCAGGCGTTTTTGGAAAAACGGCCGCCCGTCTTTCGAGGGAAATAA
- a CDS encoding TetR/AcrR family transcriptional regulator: MRREKPKFKQIIDAAVVVIAEHGYHQAQVAKIAKQAGVADGTIYLYFKNKEDILISLFQEKMGAFIEKIEQEIEGISSPAEKLYVLVKTHFSALADDPHMAIVTQLELRQSNKELRQRINEVLKGYLRLIDSIIIEGMEKGEFRHDLDVRLTRQMIFGTIDETVTTWVMNEQKYDLAALAKPVYELLVKGCAAGR; encoded by the coding sequence TTGCGCAGAGAAAAGCCAAAGTTCAAGCAAATTATTGATGCGGCCGTCGTCGTCATCGCCGAGCATGGCTACCACCAGGCACAAGTGGCGAAAATCGCCAAACAAGCCGGTGTCGCCGACGGCACGATCTATCTTTATTTTAAAAACAAAGAAGACATTTTAATCTCGCTTTTCCAAGAAAAAATGGGGGCGTTTATCGAGAAAATCGAACAAGAGATAGAAGGAATTTCGAGCCCTGCAGAGAAATTATATGTATTAGTGAAAACTCATTTTTCCGCCCTGGCTGACGATCCGCATATGGCGATCGTGACGCAGCTTGAGCTGCGCCAGTCAAATAAAGAGCTGCGCCAGCGCATTAATGAAGTGCTGAAAGGATATTTGCGGCTCATTGACAGCATCATCATCGAGGGGATGGAAAAAGGGGAATTCCGCCATGATCTAGACGTCCGGCTCACTCGGCAAATGATTTTCGGCACGATCGACGAGACGGTGACGACATGGGTCATGAACGAGCAAAAATATGACCTGGCCGCGCTCGCCAAACCGGTGTACGAGCTGCTCGTCAAAGGGTGCGCCGCCGGGCGTTGA
- a CDS encoding long-chain-fatty-acid--CoA ligase — MEKPWLAHYPPEIPHTLDYPKKTLPDYLRETAEQFGDHEAIDFLGKTMTFRELYGQALTFAHYLRTIGLKKGDRVAMMLPNCPQAVISYYGTLLAGGIVVQTNPLYTEHELEYQLADSGASVLVTMDILYPKAEKVKGRTPVNHWIVTRMQDYLPTVKKWLYPLVQRKQNMPVVRLKESETVHLFRTIVGRKETAPLSVEIDPAEDVALLQYTGGTTGHPKAAMLTHRNLIANTLMCAHWVYKCEKGKETVLGILPFFHVYGMTTVMNLAIMQASKMVLLPRFDVKQTLKTIERTRPTMFPGAPTMYIALLNDRDLPKYDLSSINVCISGSAPLPVEVQERFERATGGKLIEGYGLTEASPVTHSNFLWDGERVKGSIGVPWPDTEAKIVSLETGEEAKPGERGELVVRGPQVMKGYWNRPEETEQVLRDGWLYTGDIGYMDERGYFYIVDRKKDVIIAGGYNIYPREVEEVLYEHPSVQEAAVIGVPDPYRGETVKAFVVLRPGKECSEQELDAFMRERLAAYKVPRLYEFRSELPKTAVGKILRRVLVEQEKIRLDKSSEQSVK, encoded by the coding sequence ATGGAGAAACCATGGTTGGCCCACTATCCGCCGGAGATTCCGCATACGCTTGACTATCCAAAGAAAACGCTTCCTGATTATTTGCGGGAGACGGCGGAGCAATTCGGAGACCATGAGGCGATCGACTTTTTGGGCAAGACGATGACGTTTCGCGAGCTGTACGGGCAAGCATTGACATTTGCGCATTATTTGCGGACGATCGGATTGAAAAAAGGGGATCGGGTGGCGATGATGCTGCCCAACTGCCCGCAGGCGGTGATCAGCTACTACGGAACGCTTTTGGCCGGCGGCATCGTCGTGCAGACGAATCCACTTTATACCGAACACGAACTCGAGTACCAGTTGGCTGACAGCGGCGCTTCGGTGCTCGTGACAATGGACATTTTGTACCCAAAGGCGGAAAAGGTGAAAGGGAGAACACCGGTCAACCATTGGATCGTCACGAGAATGCAAGACTATTTGCCCACGGTGAAGAAATGGCTGTACCCCCTTGTGCAGCGGAAGCAAAACATGCCGGTCGTCCGCCTTAAGGAAAGCGAAACCGTCCATTTGTTCCGCACGATTGTCGGCCGGAAGGAAACAGCCCCGCTTTCTGTTGAAATCGATCCGGCGGAAGATGTGGCGCTGCTTCAATATACGGGCGGCACGACGGGGCATCCAAAGGCAGCCATGCTGACGCACCGCAACTTGATCGCCAATACGCTCATGTGCGCCCATTGGGTGTACAAATGTGAAAAAGGAAAAGAAACGGTGCTCGGCATACTTCCGTTTTTTCACGTATATGGCATGACGACGGTGATGAATTTGGCCATCATGCAGGCGAGCAAAATGGTGCTGCTTCCGCGCTTTGACGTGAAACAGACGCTCAAAACGATCGAGCGCACGCGTCCGACAATGTTTCCAGGCGCGCCGACGATGTATATCGCTTTATTAAATGACCGTGATTTGCCGAAATACGACTTATCTTCGATCAATGTGTGCATCAGCGGTTCGGCTCCGCTGCCGGTCGAAGTGCAGGAACGGTTCGAGCGGGCGACGGGCGGAAAATTAATTGAGGGATACGGCTTGACGGAGGCGTCGCCTGTCACCCATAGCAATTTCCTCTGGGACGGCGAGCGGGTGAAAGGAAGCATCGGTGTGCCCTGGCCGGATACCGAGGCGAAAATCGTTTCATTGGAAACGGGAGAGGAGGCAAAGCCGGGCGAGCGTGGGGAACTTGTCGTCCGCGGCCCGCAAGTGATGAAAGGGTATTGGAACCGGCCGGAAGAGACCGAGCAAGTGTTGCGCGACGGATGGCTGTACACCGGCGACATCGGCTATATGGATGAGCGCGGTTATTTTTACATCGTCGATCGCAAGAAAGATGTCATTATCGCCGGCGGGTATAACATTTACCCTCGTGAAGTTGAGGAAGTGTTGTATGAACATCCGAGCGTGCAGGAAGCGGCTGTCATCGGTGTTCCCGATCCGTACCGCGGTGAGACGGTGAAAGCGTTCGTTGTCTTAAGGCCGGGCAAGGAGTGCAGTGAACAAGAGCTTGATGCCTTTATGCGCGAGCGGCTCGCCGCTTATAAAGTGCCGCGCCTGTACGAATTTCGCTCCGAGCTGCCGAAAACAGCGGTCGGCAAAATTTTGCGGCGTGTTCTTGTGGAGCAAGAAAAAATAAGGCTTGACAAATCGTCGGAACAGTCCGTAAAATAG
- a CDS encoding DUF350 domain-containing protein, with translation MASFWEQDMVKTAANFSVAVLCIVVFLAVFELVTKYKNWKEIQKGNMAVAMATGGKIFGIANIFRYALDRHESLLSMIGWGVYGFLLLLAAYFIYEFLTPKFNIDDEIANDNRAVGFISMVISVGLSFVIGEGIQ, from the coding sequence ATGGCGTCGTTTTGGGAACAAGACATGGTGAAAACGGCGGCCAATTTCAGCGTCGCCGTGCTGTGCATCGTGGTGTTTTTGGCTGTGTTTGAACTTGTCACGAAGTATAAAAACTGGAAAGAAATTCAAAAAGGCAATATGGCGGTGGCGATGGCGACGGGCGGAAAGATTTTTGGCATCGCCAACATTTTCCGCTACGCACTCGACCGCCATGAGTCGCTGTTGTCGATGATTGGCTGGGGCGTGTACGGGTTTTTGCTTCTGCTCGCAGCGTATTTTATTTACGAATTTTTGACACCGAAATTTAACATCGATGATGAAATCGCCAACGACAACCGGGCGGTCGGCTTTATTTCCATGGTCATTTCCGTCGGTTTGTCGTTTGTGATCGGTGAAGGGATTCAGTAA
- a CDS encoding endonuclease MutS2, translated as MQQKMLRILEFDKVKEQLAEHASSPLGLEKIEALLPSSDLGEVEAWLEETDEAAAVLRLAGYAPLDGLFVIRPHLKRAAIGGVLSPVELVEVAATAAASRQMKRLIAGLREEHGGLDRLSAYADELVEVPALEHDIRRSIDDHGEVLDAASDRLRALRGQIRAAEARIREKLESIIRSPAAQKRLSDAIITIRNDRYVIPVKQEYRGAYGGIVHDQSASGATLFIEPQAVVELNNALREARAKEKQEIERILRELSAKVAEQAEPLARAVESLAALDFAFAKAKYARRLQAAKPAVNSRGYLRFLQARHPLLDQEKAVPNDIELGGDYTTIVITGPNTGGKTVTLKTVGLLTLMAQAGLFIPASDGSEAAVFRSVFADIGDEQSIEQSLSTFSSHMVNIVDILRHVDGESLVLFDELGAGTDPQEGAALAISILDEVHGRGARTVATTHYPELKAYGYNRPGVVNASVEFDTETLRPTYKLLIGIPGRSNAFDISRRLGLDERIIERAKAQVSAESHNVENMIASLERSKKQAEEDEARARAALEEAERLRADWEQKLEALEEEKEERLAEAAKQATDIIRAAEREAERVIHELRRLQREKQAEVKDHELLEAKQRLAAAVPKVEKRKKAKKQAPRHMFQPGDEVKVTSLNQKGYLIEKVSDDEWQVQLGILKMKIRERDLEYIGSAPAKDATPIATVKGKDAHVSLELDLRGERYEDALIRLEKYIDDAVLAGYPRVSIIHGKGTGALRQGVQQFLKQHRAVKSFRFGAANEGGTGVTVVELK; from the coding sequence GTGCAACAAAAAATGCTTCGCATCTTAGAGTTTGACAAAGTGAAAGAGCAGCTGGCCGAGCATGCGTCGTCGCCGCTTGGCTTGGAAAAAATCGAGGCGCTCCTACCGTCTTCCGACTTGGGGGAAGTCGAAGCCTGGCTCGAGGAAACGGATGAAGCGGCCGCCGTCTTGCGGCTCGCCGGCTATGCGCCGCTTGACGGGTTGTTCGTGATCCGTCCGCATTTGAAACGGGCGGCGATCGGCGGCGTGCTCAGCCCGGTTGAACTCGTCGAGGTGGCGGCGACAGCGGCGGCAAGCCGGCAGATGAAACGGCTCATTGCCGGTTTGCGGGAGGAGCACGGCGGATTGGATCGTCTTTCCGCTTATGCCGATGAGCTCGTCGAGGTGCCGGCGCTTGAGCATGACATTCGCCGCTCGATCGACGATCATGGCGAAGTGTTGGATGCCGCAAGCGACCGCCTTCGCGCCCTGCGCGGGCAGATTCGGGCGGCGGAAGCGCGCATCCGCGAGAAGCTTGAGAGCATCATCCGCTCGCCGGCGGCGCAAAAGCGGCTGTCGGACGCCATTATTACGATCCGCAACGACCGGTACGTCATCCCGGTAAAACAAGAGTATCGGGGTGCCTATGGCGGCATCGTCCACGACCAATCGGCGTCCGGAGCGACGCTGTTTATCGAGCCGCAGGCGGTCGTCGAGTTGAACAACGCGCTGCGCGAGGCGCGGGCGAAAGAAAAACAGGAAATTGAGCGCATTTTGCGCGAGCTCTCGGCGAAAGTGGCCGAGCAGGCCGAGCCGCTTGCGAGGGCGGTTGAGTCGCTTGCGGCGCTTGATTTTGCGTTTGCCAAGGCGAAATACGCCCGCCGGCTGCAAGCCGCGAAGCCAGCGGTCAATAGCCGAGGCTATCTTCGCTTTTTACAGGCCCGTCATCCGCTTCTTGATCAAGAAAAGGCGGTGCCGAATGACATTGAACTCGGCGGCGATTATACGACGATCGTCATCACCGGGCCGAACACCGGCGGGAAAACGGTGACGTTGAAAACGGTCGGGTTGTTGACGCTCATGGCGCAAGCCGGGCTGTTTATCCCGGCTTCCGACGGGTCGGAAGCGGCGGTGTTCCGCTCTGTTTTCGCCGATATTGGCGACGAGCAGTCGATCGAACAAAGCTTGAGCACGTTCTCGTCCCATATGGTCAATATTGTCGACATTTTGCGCCATGTCGACGGCGAAAGCCTCGTCCTCTTTGATGAGCTTGGCGCCGGCACCGACCCGCAGGAAGGGGCGGCGCTGGCGATCTCCATTTTGGATGAAGTGCACGGGCGTGGGGCGCGGACGGTGGCGACGACGCATTACCCGGAGCTGAAAGCGTACGGCTACAACCGCCCCGGGGTGGTGAACGCCAGCGTTGAATTTGACACCGAAACGCTCCGTCCGACGTATAAACTGTTGATCGGCATCCCCGGCCGCAGCAACGCCTTTGACATTTCACGCCGCTTAGGGCTGGATGAGCGGATAATCGAGCGGGCGAAGGCGCAAGTGAGCGCGGAAAGCCATAACGTCGAAAACATGATCGCGTCGCTCGAACGAAGCAAAAAGCAAGCCGAGGAAGACGAAGCGCGGGCGCGGGCGGCGCTTGAGGAAGCCGAGCGGCTGCGCGCCGATTGGGAACAAAAGCTCGAAGCGCTGGAAGAGGAAAAAGAAGAGCGGCTTGCCGAAGCAGCGAAGCAGGCAACGGACATCATCCGCGCCGCCGAGCGCGAAGCCGAGCGGGTGATCCACGAGCTGCGCCGCCTGCAAAGAGAAAAGCAGGCGGAAGTGAAAGACCACGAGCTTCTTGAGGCAAAACAGCGGCTCGCCGCCGCCGTGCCGAAAGTCGAGAAACGGAAAAAAGCGAAAAAACAGGCGCCGCGCCATATGTTCCAGCCGGGCGATGAAGTGAAGGTGACAAGCCTCAACCAAAAAGGCTACTTGATCGAGAAGGTGTCGGATGACGAATGGCAAGTGCAGCTCGGCATTTTAAAAATGAAAATCCGCGAGCGCGATTTGGAATACATCGGCAGCGCGCCGGCGAAAGACGCGACGCCGATTGCGACCGTGAAAGGCAAGGACGCCCATGTGAGCCTCGAGCTCGATTTGCGCGGCGAACGGTACGAAGACGCCCTCATCCGGCTCGAAAAATATATTGACGATGCCGTGCTCGCCGGCTACCCGCGCGTCTCCATCATCCACGGCAAAGGGACAGGCGCGCTCCGACAAGGGGTGCAGCAGTTTTTAAAGCAGCACCGGGCGGTCAAAAGCTTCCGGTTTGGCGCGGCGAATGAGGGCGGCACCGGGGTGACGGTCGTGGAACTGAAATGA